Proteins encoded by one window of Mercenaria mercenaria strain notata chromosome 4, MADL_Memer_1, whole genome shotgun sequence:
- the LOC128556396 gene encoding uncharacterized protein LOC128556396 — protein MSLSKQLPVKKYTIETLRVYPRVHYFQRRYHDLVPRFKRVTGSFPRSFQVEKLIKEIDDINDKFTKKLVVSVIGNCELDLEHIVVSTKPSEKEMFSELKEPPRISLFICHSKSEKLDESGLKSITSVIDKFYEDFGKENPHLFENMFVVIETEQNYSDEERNTFRKEVNEIIRVKLQDTDVQPRPDRIIFGSDGTVLGSKISELLETMLVDGFHTVTAYLGRFVRKTKQYDSEIDIIHTDLLVKSIQAFLRDDIGLADMRQIAENDHSKETEGMSVDEKFLQQLLKKLARLVKCAVVEPCASKYNIPPWVVNLLLDEIQFEQKLAESVSKNTRHHLRKLNDITKDYEGILKTHKRKANMGRGKHGASQHEYFIRFVSYKFDFIVYPLQNDMSKVISDAEKTMASAGHIISVMGKMMFEIEGYLEQTITEMYEPKAPTPDVPKDLRDAILELKDVYGTGKVYDVFEIHVQEQTPTLKEDVSTLMRKYGYTQPYKVKTIIKEPVKMMADIQHENGKLIKSPYPGNRTKYREGTLGCFAENDKKKLYVLTCAHVVENPNKEEHDVLIQDRALRLKKIGKSTRKLTISLGEGTMPVIDIAAVTVNDDFERQCIRRMKDESGLNRTSVIAMEPVTQLVKRFVYKHAAKSGLTKGIICSCDFLLSGTGDDDYLLMIESLPGSDNGCFAERGDSGAIICTSTVDTDDIKVVAMLNGGDYKLAGGDAEEKYLSFLLRKGLQKLKDKSDVSLNIP, from the exons ATGAGCTTGTCAAAACAATTACCGGTGAAAAAATACACTATTGAAACGTTGAGGGTGTATCCAAGAGTGCATTACTTCCAAAGGAGATACCATGATCTTGTGCCGAGATTCAAAAGAGTGACTG GGTCATTCCCGAGGAGTTTTCAGGTTGAAAAATTGATCAAAGAAATTGATGACATCAATGACAAATTCACGAAGAAATTGGTGGTCAGTGTTATTGGAAACTGTGAACTAGATCTTGAACATATTGTTGTGTCAACCAAACCATCTGAGAAAGAGATGTTTTCGGAACTGAAGGAACCGCCAAGGATATCATTGTTCATATGCCATTCAAAGAGTGAAAAATTGGACGAATCTGGATTGAAG AGTATCACCTCAGTGATTGATAAGTTCTACGAGGACTTTGGTAAAGAAAACCCACATTTGTTCGAAAACATGTTCGTCGTTATCGAAACTGAACAGAATTACAGCGATGAGGAGCGCAATACTTTTAGGAAGGAAGTAAATGAAATTATACGCGTGAAACTGCAAGACACTGATGTACAACCGCGACCAGACAGAATAATTTTTGGATCAGATGGTACTGTTCTTGGAAGTAAAATATCGGAACTCTTGGAAACTATGCTTGTTGATGGTTTCCATACTGTTACAGCATATCTTGGCCGTTTTGTTCGGAAGACGAAACAATACGATTCGGAAATTGATATAATCCATACCGACCTTCTCGTGAAGTCGATCCAGGCCTTTCTTCGAGATGACATTGGCCTTGCTGACATGAGACAAATAGCAGAAAATGATCATTCGAAAGAAACTGAGGGAATGAGCGTTGATGAAAAGTTTTTGCAACAGCTATTAAAGAAGTTAGCAAGACTTGTGAAGTGTGCAGTTGTTGAACCGTGTGCTTCGAAATACAATATTCCACCATGGGTTGTAAACCTACTCCTGGATGAAATACAGTTTGAGCAGAAGCTAGCTGAGTCGGTCTCGAAAAACACGAGGCATCATTTGAGAAAACTGAATGATATCACTAAAGACTATGAAGGAATCTTGAAAACTCATAAACGTAAAGCAAACATGGGAAGAGGAAAGCACGGTGCAAGCCAACACGAGTATTTCATCAGATTTGTTTCGTACAAATTTGACTTCATTGTCTATCCCTTGCAGAATGATATGTCTAAAGTTATAAGTGATGCGGAAAAGACCATGGCTTCTGCCGGTCATATTATTTCTGTGATGGGCAAAATGATGTTCGAAATAGAGGGATATTTGGAGCAAACGATTACAGAGATGTACGAACCAAAAGCTCCAACTCCAGATGTACCAAAAGATCTCCGGGATGCCATTTTAGA ACTCAAAGACGTCTACGGCACAGGTAAAGTGTACGATGTCTTCGAAATCCACGTACAAGAACAAACCCCAACATTGAAAGAGGACGTGTCAACTCTAATGCGCAAATATGGATACACTCAACCATACAAAGTGAAGACTATTATTAAAGAGCCGGTCAAAATGATGGCAGATATTCAGCATGAAAACGGAAAGCTGATCAAAAGCCCTTATCCGGGTAATAGAACCAAGTATCGGGAAGGAACTCTAGGTTGTTTTGCGGAAAAcgacaaaaagaaactgtatgtTCTTACATGTGCGCACGTTGTGGAAAATCCAAACAAGGAAGAGCATGACGTTTTAATTCAAGATCGCGCCCTAAGGCtgaaaaaaattgggaaaagtaCAAGGAAATTGACCATTAGCTTAGGAGAAGGAACCATGCCCGTCATTGATATTGCTGCTGTTACAGTGAACGATGATTTTGAAAGGCAATGTATCCGTCGGATGAAAGATGAAAGTGGATTGAATAGGACGTCTGTCATTGCTATGGAACCTGTGACACAGTTGGTTAAAAGGTTCGTTTACAAGCATGCAGCAAAGTCTGGGCTCACCAAAGGTATCATCTGCTCATGTGACTTCTTGTTATCTGGGACTGGTGACGATGATTATCTTCTAATGATAGAATCCCTACCTGGCAGTGACAATGGTTGTTTTGCCGAGAGAGGTGACAGCGGGGCGATCATTTGTACATCTACCGTTGATACTGACGATATCAAAGTAGTAGCTATGCTTAATGGGGGCGATTACAAACTAGCTGGGGGAGACGCAGAGGAAAAGTATTTGTCTTTTTTATTGAGAAAAGGATTGCAAAAGCTAAAGGACAAATCCGACGTATCATTGAATATTCCTTAA